The DNA segment ACAAAAATAAATGACTGAACAAAGATTTCAGAAATAAACATCTCCTTCTGTGTAATCATCGCCGCCGCATGACTCCAGAATCATATTTACAAAAGATTCAGTCTCATTATAGTATTCCTTTACCCTGTCAATGTCCACGCTTATCATGTTCTGGGGATCCACCTGAACAAGCATTGCAACATGCCTTCTGTATTCCTCTATCTTCTTGTATTCTGAATGTATCATCTTTCTCAGAAGAAGATAAAAATCAATCATGGCGTGCATTTCCTTGTTTTCAGGAAAAAGCTCCTTTACCGCATTGCATTTCAGGACAGCGCTTTTCGAGTAGGACTCAATCTTGCCCTGCTCCTTTGCTGTTTCAAGCGAGCATATCATCGCATCATCAAATGCGTTTATCAGGCGCTCAATTATGGAGCGTATCACATCCACAGTTCTTGTGTACTTAAGGCTCACATAAATCAGGTGGTCTGCGCGTTTAAGCTCTTCTTTTGCATCCAGTAAATATTCCTTCATTTTCGCTTAATATAAGAGACACCTTTGCTATAAAAATCTTTGTTTTTGAAAGATATTCCTTGATGTCAGTCATGCTCACGACTTCTGTCCTGTATTTCTCATCGCATATTACAAAGCTGTCTCCCTTTGATATTACAATAGGACTTTTCTTGCGAAGAAGGATAATATTCCATATCTTATTTGCAAGAGCAAGATATTCCCCTTCAATCCTGTGGATTTTCATGGATTCCCTGAATGCAGATGCCCTTGAGGTGAAGTCATCTGAAAACGGGCGTATGTTCTTGAAAAGGAGGTCGTAATAAAGCACAGCATTAATCCCGTTTGAAAGCGAAAGGAAGATATTCTCAACAATTGAGGGCAGCAGCCGGTTTTCCTTTATCAGCGGAAAGGTCACATAAACTATGTGCTCTGCAACCGAAAGGTATCTTTTAGCAGTATCCCTCGCTTCCTGAAATTTCTCCATTGCGGATTACTAATGAAGAAGAGTTTTTAATTATGCTGAAAAAAAGTGCGGGGAGTAGGACTTTCGCCAACCAGTTACATTTTCTACTGCGGGACTTCCGAAGGAATGTCCCGCCACGCTCTTGCGCGTCAACTGAGCGTAACCGGTTGTTTCGAACCCACGTAGGCACTAAGCCAGTAGATTTCTCCGGTTCATCGGCAATTAAGCCTCACAATTCAATTGACTTGAGTCTACCCCGTTTGGCCACTCCGGCATCCCCGCATAATGTGGCAGGATAGAAGCATGCTGAGGCATTTAAAAATCTTTCTTAAAAAAAATCCTAGAATTGTCCGCGGACAATGGATTTTGCCAGCTCCAAAAAGTCCCTTGAATGATTGGATTCCCTGTTGTAAAAAACAATGGGCTGCCCAATTCCTATTGTTTTCTTTATTTCTGGGTCTGAGGGAATCTCAAGGATTACCCTCTTTTCAAGAAGGGCTTCAATGCTTTTCCGGTCCATTTCAAAATTAAGCCCCGAGTTCATGTTGATGATTATCCTTATCGGCTTTTTTGAGCCTTCAAGGGCGCGCACAATCTTAAGCGAATCAAAAACAGCGCTTTTTTCAGGAGTTGTTACAATTATTACTGCATCAGACAATGAAGCAAGAGCGATTGACGTCCCTGAGAGTCCAGCTGTTCCGTCGATTATCAGGAGCTCTGCCTTGTCATCCAGCTCATCCAATGAGAATTTCAGCCTGCGGCAGAAGGAAGAGTCTGCAATGCATTCAGATAATCCTGATGGGATTACCTTCAGCCCGGATGAGTGAAGATGGACGCAGTCGCAGATTTTTGAGCTTCCTGAAATTGCCTTCTGAAGGCTTTTGTCTGAAAAGCTCATGTTAAGGGATGTTGAAAGGTCAGGGGAGTTCATGTCTGCATCGAGAAGAATCACTGACCTTCCTATTGCATTAAATGCAGATGCTATGTTCAGGGAAACAAAAGTCTTTCCTACCCCGCCTTTTCCAGAAAGTATGCATATGCGCTTTGCCATTTTAATCATTGTTTTTTTCTGATTCAAACCTGCTTACGGAGCCTGCTTTTAACTTTTTGTATTTTGAAAACATCTTTTAAGAGCATATAGATGAAAAGA comes from the Candidatus Woesearchaeota archaeon genome and includes:
- a CDS encoding P-loop NTPase gives rise to the protein MAKRICILSGKGGVGKTFVSLNIASAFNAIGRSVILLDADMNSPDLSTSLNMSFSDKSLQKAISGSSKICDCVHLHSSGLKVIPSGLSECIADSSFCRRLKFSLDELDDKAELLIIDGTAGLSGTSIALASLSDAVIIVTTPEKSAVFDSLKIVRALEGSKKPIRIIINMNSGLNFEMDRKSIEALLEKRVILEIPSDPEIKKTIGIGQPIVFYNRESNHSRDFLELAKSIVRGQF